Sequence from the Panicum virgatum strain AP13 chromosome 5N, P.virgatum_v5, whole genome shotgun sequence genome:
cccctcctttttttttgccgaCTCGACTAGATCATGTATGTCTTCGTCGATAATCGTAATCAAGTAGTGAGATTAACCTCGCATTTTAATTTTGGGAAAGTCCGAATTACACCTTCGAACTATCACATAAattcgattttcaaccttcaactacaaaaccggataacatAGAACATCCAACTATTGAAACCGTGCAAATTTAAACCTTGGGGTGGTTTtcaaggtggttttgtatttttaaaaagattaaaattctaattagatctaaaaaaatctaattcattttaaatcagaaaaatatgaaactagcaccaaaatttttctaaaagtgTAACATATCTgtagttattcaaaaataataggctTAACTAAAAGcaacaaatattatgaaaataaaaatttttGATCTGAGTTACTGATGAGATGTATCATggcaatagataggttacatttttagaaaacttttgatacctttttcatattttttgatCTAAACTGAATTACTTATGaatatttagtttaaatttgaatatttttaattctcacaaaatataAAACCACCTTGGAAACCACCCCAAGGTCCAAATTTGCACGGTCTTGACAGTTGAATAGACTatgttatccggttttgtagttaaaGGTGGAAAATCGGACTTCTGCAATAGTTCGAGGGTGTAAATTAGACTTCTCTCTTTAATTTTTAAGATTTTGTATGGAAACGCTAAATGTTCATGCCAGATCCTATTGGAGGCAGCGTGTAAATTAAAATAACCACACCGCATATCGCGGAGCTCAGCTCACCAGAAAAGGATTCCACCAGCCAGCCGGTGAGCCATATGTGGTATGTCTACTGTAGCAGTGTCCAATTTTACTGAAACCATCAGAGAAGGAATCCTTGGGGGCCCACCGCAATTGCACCAGCATGTGATGCAGCTCGGATCGTACACAAAATCAAGTGACCACAATCTCCAGCAAGATTACGCGACGAAAGGGTCAAAGTCTCAGCGCAGATCTATTTTATGGAACAAGTGATGCACGGATACACGATCAGGTCTTGCTAGTTGCTAAGAGCAATCTCAACCGATAGGCGATAGCATCTATAAGTATTATCTACGTTGTCTTATGATCAAAACATCAACTTTAAAAACTACACTCGCTCTACAACTCATAATATTTTGATGTGGATTCCAATTAAATTCGCTCTTTTTTCTCCATTTATCACATTTGTTCTTCATTTATTATGATGACACAGCTTCACTCGCAAGTGTGTAGCATATTAGTGTACGAGTACGTATTGACACTGGATCTTGCATGAGATCCAGTTACTTTGTTCCTCCACTCTCTTACCATATAAGCTAAGAAATACTATATCACGGTATAATTAATGCTATGAAAACCAATCTACATGAAGTTTGGATGgtctaaggccctgtttgggaccgcTCGCACCAGACGCGCGACGCTTAAACGCCAACACGGCTCGGACGTCGCTTACCGCGATTTTCTCCTGCGTAGTTGAAACCTCCGCTTTTTGCGCCACGGGCGTTCCGCAAACGCGCGTTTGTCGCGCGGCGTTTGGCGGGTTTAATTCGCTTTTTACGCGGATAAGCTGCGCCAACGCTGTTCCAAACACGCCCTAAGATCAGTCTCAATGGGGTTTTATGGAGAATTTTATAATATTTAATATCATCAATTTGCTGACATGGTAAGAAGAGAGAAGGATGAAGTTTCATAAAATGTGTGGAGAGTTTCATCACAAAATTCATCTAGCATAGTTATCTAGTTTCCAATCTTGGTAATTATATGATGAAACTGTGCACTAAGATTAATCACTGTAATCATGGTTTATCCTTGCCTAGCGTCGTTACTGGGGTGGGCCTGCCACCACCGTGCTGCCTGCCGGTGCTGCGCAAGGGATGCGGAGGACGCCGTGGCGAGGGCCCTGCGGCGCACGCCCACCCGCCGACGTGTCGGTCGGCCGCCACCCGCCACACACTCGACCCGCTCTCGCTTGCGGAGGCGGCGTGGATAGCCCGGGACCACCACGTGGCTCGCTTGGCCGCCGAGAACTTGGCGGCCAAGGTAGCCGGGACCGTCGTTCGTGCCCGGCGGACCCGGTTCGGCGGCTCCCCACCACCTGCACCCCGCGCCAATCAGGCGATCCCACAGGTGACAGAATCGGGCCAGATTTTTCTCGGCAGGCACGCTGCGGGAACGGTGAAACTTCCTAGCGGAGAGCCATCGCCTCGTCCGTCTGAGAGAGAGTGTCCTGGAACGGAGATGCAGGGGCCGTAATGCATGTGCGAATCTGAGCGATCCCACACGCTGACGCGCGGGGCCCATCCCTTATCCAATCCTAAACCGATGCCAACAGAAATCATTTTAAGGTCGACGGGCTGTCAAGCTAGTCAAAGGGCCAAACGGAAGCCAACCGGGTCACACACAAGACTCGCACGGATCACAACACTGCCTCTGGGACCGGCCTCCGACGCCAGTCCGCAGACACAGTCCACCGGCCCCCACATCGTCCCTGCGGCCCATGTACAACCAGCAGGCTTCCAGGAAACTTCcctcgcgcggcgcggcggaacACCGAACCCGCCTCGCGCGCGGTGGACTGGACGGGGTGCACGGGTCGGGAGGGTGTCGACATTCTTCTCGCACCCGTGCTGGTACAAAAAGCCCGCGGCTCGGGCCAACCTGCGCCTCTCGAAAAACACTGGTCCGCGTCCAGCGTCCAGCGCCACCTCCGCCTTTCCTCTTAATCTCTTATCGTTCCACCCCTCCCTCGCGTCTCGAGTATCTTCctctctcgctcgctcgcctcgcctcccTCCACCGTCCCGGGTCGCTCGCAGGTACGCGCCTCCACGACTGCGCTGCGCCGTACGCCCGCTGATCCGTGGGATCAGTCAGCGCGTTTCGGGGATCGTGGACACGGATATCGCCTCCCAGCTCGGATTCTGATTTCGTCTCGTTGCGTTGCGGTGCATTTCCAGGTCCGCGGGCGGCTGCGGTGTTTGTGCTCCGTGTATGctctgcggtggcggcggtggtttTGGGGCGCGGAGTCCGCACCGATGGTCATGGACGCCGGCCTGCACGAGCTGTGCGCGCTGCTGCCGGGATCCAACAAGCGCGATGGCCACCTGCCAATCTACCCCCAAATCGCCCCCGCCGCCAATCGGTTCACGGCGGAGGACCTCGAGTCGCTGCTGTTCGTGCCGCACGACGGgatcgccgccgctgcgggggtcggcggcggctacCTGAACGTCGCGCCTACTACCGTGGTCCCGCCCGCATCCACCTACCAAGCGTCGCCGCCGAGGGATGCCGccgctgcgggcggcggcggctacctgAATGTCGCGTCTGCGACCGTGGTCCCGCCTGCACCCACCAACACCGTGTCGCCGCCGAGGGATGCCGAGGCCGCggccgctccggcggcggccgggcagcCTGACGACTCGGAGGCGTTCTCTGACATCGTGCTGGGATACATCAACCGCATGCTCATGGCCGAGGACATCGACGATAAGTTCGATCACTACCCGGAGCActccgcgctgctcgccgccgagaAGCCGTTCCTCGAGATCCTCACCGACCAGCCCGCGAGCTCCGGCGGGAGCGCGGTCGAGAGCCCCGACGGTAGCAGCGTCACCAACTCCTGCAACAGCCTCGGCTCCTGCagctgcggcgcggcggtgTCCGGTGGCTTCGGCACCTTGCCGACGCCGGCGCTCGACCTCCGCTCGGCGGCGTTCCTGCAGCCGCCGCAGCTGTATCAGGATCTGAGCCCTGAGAGCGGCGTGGTGGATGCTGGCGGCCCGTGGCCGTACGACCCGACGGAGTTCTATCAGCTGCAGCCCAACCCGGTGGCGGAGGCCCTGCTTTCGCAGTCGCCGTCGTTCGCGTCATCGAACTGCAGCGGTGTTGCATCATCAGACGGCTTTGAGTCGTTGTTGAGCTCGTCTGGTGTCATGCCGGATGTTGGCTTCACCGATTTTGTTGTGCAGAGCCAGCAGGCCATGCAGTTCTGCCGGGGACTGGAAGAGGCAAGTAAGTTTCTGCCTGACGAGAGTAAGCTTGTCATCGATCTTGAGAAGTCAACATCTGTTGCAAGCTTGGTGGCTAATGTCAAAGAGGAAAAGAGGTTTGCAGAGGTCAAGACAGAGAAGAATGATATTGAGGCAGCAGTTCACAGAGGGAAGAAGCATTTGTACGGTGATGACTTGGATGCAGAAGAAGGGAGGTGTAGTAAacattcagcagcagcagctattGATCCTGATCACCTTGTGCGAGAGATGATGGACAAGGTCTTGCTGTGCAATGGAGAGATGTGCTCCAAAGGCGTCAAGGAGTTGCGTGAAGCCCTGCAACATGACGTTGCGAAGCATTCCCATGGGGGTCATGGAAAAGATTCCGGACATGGCAAGGGCCGTGGCAAGAAGCAGCCAAAGAAAGAGGTGATTGACTTGGAAACTCTCCTCATCCACTGTGCTCAGTCTGTGGCCACCAATGATCGGCGTGGCGCAACTGAGCTCCTAAAGCAGATCAGGCAGCATGCATCTCCCAATGGTGATGGTGACCAGCGTCTGGCATACTGCTTTGCCAATGGTCTTGAGGCGAGGCTTGCTGGTAATGGGAGTCAGATTTACAAGTCTGTCGTAATGACACGGTTTCCCTGCACTGATGTGCTGAAAGCCTACCAGCTTTACTTAGCAGCTTGCCCATTCAAGAAGATATCTCATTTCTTTGCCAATCAAACAATTGTGAATGCTGTGGAGAAGGCTAAGAAAGTTCACATTGTCGACTATGGCATATACTACGGATTTCAGTGGCCATGCCTCATTCAGCGGCTATCTACTATGCCTGGTGGCCCTCCAAGACTCCGGATCACAGGAATTGACACGCCTCAACCTGGTTTTCGCCCAGCAGAGCGTATAGAGGAGACAGGAAGATACTTAAAAGATTATGCTCAGACCTTCAATGTCCCATTTGAGTTCCAAGCCATCCCATCTCGATTTGAGGCTGTTAAGATAGAGGATCTCCACATTGAGAAGGATGAGCTGCTAATTGTCAACTGCATGTTCAAGCTCAAGACATTGATGGAAGAGAGTGTGGTGGCTGAGAGTCCAAGGAACATGGTCCTGAACACAATCAGGAAGATGAACCCACATGTCTTCATCCATGGGATCGTCAATGGATCTTACAATGCTCCATTCTTCGTGTCACGCTTCAGGGAAGCCTTGTTCCACTACTCTGCTATCTTTGACATGCTGGAGACAAACATTCCAAGGGACAACGAGCAGAGGCTGCTCATCGAGGCAGCCCTGTTTGGGCGAGAGGCAATGAACGTGATCTCCTGCGAGGGGCTGGAGAGGATGGAGAGGCCAGAGACATACAAGCAGTGGCAGGTTCGGAATCGGAGGGCGGGGTTCAAGCAGCTGCCGATCAACCAGGACATCATGAAGCGCGCGCGGGAGAAGGTCAGGTGCTACCACAAGGACTTCATCATCGACGAGGACAACAAGTGGTTACTGCAAGGGTGGAAAGGGCGCATCCTGCTGGCGCTCTCCACATGGAAACCAGATCACAAATCTTCTATGATCACAGAGCACTGTAAATGACGATCTGTTCATATCTTTGGATGCCTGGCCTGATTGTTCCTGGACCTCTGTTCAAGCAGCTGCTAAAACatgttttcaccatctcaactgGTTGACATGATCTAGGGTCCCTGCATGTTAGGTAGTTCTGGGTGGGAACAGTTAGTGCATTCTTTGATGGAGCAGACTAGGTATGTTAATTATGCGGTAGACCTAGGATTGTTTAATCCATGGATCAGTCTTATCCAATGTTGTATTATATTTGTTCCCGATTAAGCAGTTCTGTCAGAAGTTTTGCGCTTGTTTGGCTCTGCAATGTTTCATGCACCTTGTGAGGTACTGGCCTTTGTCCAGTTAGGCCAGTGATGCCATCATGGGCAGTTGGCTGATCGCCAATTCGGTCCATCTCTGAGCAGGTGAGCTAACCGCGTCTGCAACTTTCCCGTATCGCTGAAACACGACCGATCAGATGAGCtgaaaaaaacttgacctgcggggtaagaccgcccccacggcattttttgagaggtagaatgatCTTCTCGCAGCAGGTCAaaaaaatccccgaacccctgccccacccgtacacggggcCCGTCTCTGAGCAGGTGAGCTAACCGCGTCTGCAACTTTCCCGTATCGCTGAAACACGACCGATCAGATGAGCtgaaaaaaacttgacctgcgggggtaagaccgcccccacggcattttttgagaggtagaatgatcttctcacagcaggccaagaaaatccccgaacccctgccccacccgtacacggggcccgtcgccttgtgagttaggccgggctccacagtactttggacatgaggcaggcgaggggatttttttaacctcaacctgaaattcgctcccatgaggagtcgaactcaggacctgaggagtgccGCTGGGTTCCCCTAACCAAGTCAGCTAGAGGTCCTTTGGCAGATGAGCTGAAATTTGAGTACTTGACCTTTGGTCTTTGGATGAGCAGAACTACTTGAGGAAATTGACCATTGGACGTGCTCAGCCTGCAGTCATCTGCTTCGCTTGAAGCAGAAAACACAGTCACAAGGCAGCTAGCATGATTGTATCtagattttctttttcttttgagaaaaTTGTATCTAGAATCTTACAAACCACACGCAACGCAAACTGCTAAAGGCGACAGCACCTCAGCGAGAAGGCTCCATAACGCTGCTCGCATCACACTGAAACATCTATGAGTGCATCGGCGGTACACGGCCGCCAGCGTTGGAGCGTCTAGAACGTTGCCCGGCAGACGGCAGTCGGCGATCTGACCAGGTCGGCCATGGATCGCCCGCAATGGACATCactttcatttcatgtgaaAAAGCCGTGCGCATCTGCCGAACTAGAGCGGTCACCTCCGCCGTATGcatcgccgccgtggcctctctctctcgtcACGAACAGTGAAGAACAGATCGGTCCAACGAACCCACGCCTGCCTGCATTACaacggaaaaaaaaagaacaccaAAAATTCTGACAGCGGCAGTTGCTGCCGTCagaatttctttctttcttttttccctaTCGAAGAAAACACGAGACATATTGGGTGGCATCAGACGTGGCTTGCTGCAAGAACACACCAAGAAAAATCCAGCACAAAAAACCTTATCAGCAATCAATCGCGGTCGCGGCGGAAAGTTACGGCAGCTCGGCGACGACGGTTGGGGACGCAGGGCAGGTCGCCGTCGCGCGCCGATCGCCGCCGGGTCGCGACGCCGGCTGGATCCCGCACTCGGGGCCTCCAGGTATAGCGGCTAGAGCCGTAGCCCCGTAGCTCATTTCCGCCACGGCGGAGGATAATACGCGTTCACACTAGAGGTCAGCAGAGGCGTTCAGGTTCAGGGAACCTGTAGATTGCTTGTGGATCACATCCACGAGCCGGCGAATCAGACAGGAGATTCTTGCGCGACAGGCCTAGTTTTCTACGGTTCCGCTAGATTTTGCGGGGGGATATCCAGGGGCGATGTGGGGGCATGTGGCGCTGCTCTCATTCGGGCGTTTGGATTGTGTATGCAGCCACAGATGTGCTCGCAACTTGGGTGCAGGGGACACAAGGCAATATATTATACATGCAAGAGTGCGGAGGGGCAAGTTGAACATTGGATACAGAACGGTGTCGCGTCGAGTCGTCTCCGCGCAGCGACCATGCCGTCCGGGTCGATGGAGAGAAGAACCTGGCCTCTCGTTCCATCCGTCCTCGAGAGCGAAAGGTGCGGAGCGGCTGGTGTGCTCCGTGCATCGCTGAGCAAAAAAGAAGTGACACTTGGGGACTTGGTTGCCAACTTGGCATGACAAGTAAGCGTACCGCGCAGGCACGGCCGACAGGGTTCGCAAGTTGCAAGATGCTCGCAGAGTCGCAGTCGGTTTGACGGAGGGAGGTCTGGAGCAAACGAGCTGGACTCTATGGATGGCCTAGGCCGTGCCCtggagtttttttatttttatattatttttttcgatttatcaaaaatatatgtcgtgatttttttttcaaaaatatcacCCAGCCGCCGGTTTATCCGGCGGAAGGttgttaccgccggatgaaccggcggtaggcTCGTACCGCCGTGGGCCGTGGTGGGCCGGATCTTACCGCCGGTTGAAACGGTGGTAGGTGGAACCTaccgccggatcatccggcggtAAGGTCCTGCGTATTAAagccgcgcgcgcccgctcctcccacgccgccgcccgctcactgccccgcgccgccgcccgcccgctccgccgGCCTTGCGCACGcccggcccccgcgcgccgggctttggccggcggcgcggctcgccggcgctcctccggccgccgcaccgaggcggCGCTCGCCACTCGGATCGCAAGTAAATTTTACAATTTAATTTTAGTAATAATAGTTGGTAGATTAGAATTAGAAATGTTAGTGATTTGAATATAGTTTTATGTGTAAAAATAGTTTTACTAAATATTAGTGATTTGAAAATAAGTTATTTTGATACAAAA
This genomic interval carries:
- the LOC120672491 gene encoding scarecrow-like protein 9, with amino-acid sequence MVMDAGLHELCALLPGSNKRDGHLPIYPQIAPAANRFTAEDLESLLFVPHDGIAAAAGVGGGYLNVAPTTVVPPASTYQASPPRDAAAAGGGGYLNVASATVVPPAPTNTVSPPRDAEAAAAPAAAGQPDDSEAFSDIVLGYINRMLMAEDIDDKFDHYPEHSALLAAEKPFLEILTDQPASSGGSAVESPDGSSVTNSCNSLGSCSCGAAVSGGFGTLPTPALDLRSAAFLQPPQLYQDLSPESGVVDAGGPWPYDPTEFYQLQPNPVAEALLSQSPSFASSNCSGVASSDGFESLLSSSGVMPDVGFTDFVVQSQQAMQFCRGLEEASKFLPDESKLVIDLEKSTSVASLVANVKEEKRFAEVKTEKNDIEAAVHRGKKHLYGDDLDAEEGRCSKHSAAAAIDPDHLVREMMDKVLLCNGEMCSKGVKELREALQHDVAKHSHGGHGKDSGHGKGRGKKQPKKEVIDLETLLIHCAQSVATNDRRGATELLKQIRQHASPNGDGDQRLAYCFANGLEARLAGNGSQIYKSVVMTRFPCTDVLKAYQLYLAACPFKKISHFFANQTIVNAVEKAKKVHIVDYGIYYGFQWPCLIQRLSTMPGGPPRLRITGIDTPQPGFRPAERIEETGRYLKDYAQTFNVPFEFQAIPSRFEAVKIEDLHIEKDELLIVNCMFKLKTLMEESVVAESPRNMVLNTIRKMNPHVFIHGIVNGSYNAPFFVSRFREALFHYSAIFDMLETNIPRDNEQRLLIEAALFGREAMNVISCEGLERMERPETYKQWQVRNRRAGFKQLPINQDIMKRAREKVRCYHKDFIIDEDNKWLLQGWKGRILLALSTWKPDHKSSMITEHCK